TGCACTTTCAAAGCAGtctcaaaaaaagaaatgcccCTCTTGATGTTGGGCAGaaagtaaaatgaaataacTGACGAGGTATTTTATGCTATCAATAGGAATTATAAGGAATAATATGACTTTGAAGAGCTTTTCTAAAAAGGttgatatatctatatatattcaTGAAGTACCTCATAAGCCTGATATATGCTgcattgactttttttctgtagtGTACTTCATTTTGTCCATTAAGATTTTTAATTTTCCCCTTTTGGGAGGTTTGAATGTCACTACAGGCTGTGCACAGGCCACAACCAGTAAATCTGACAGAGTTCTGTTGGAACAAAGGAGTTTGTTACACCTTGTGGCCAAATGATGATGTGTCATTTATGCAATTTCTACGCAAATCTCATCAGAATATTTCTCACTTGTAGCCACATCATATTTCTGTGCTCTGTCgtattgtttttgcattttctgtgtctgtgtagccAAAAAATATCGGGTTAAGTTGACGAAGTGTGTGGTATAACACGACTGTTGACTCAGGTATTGTCGTGAAAGGGCTGTATCTGCTTACTGTGTCCCTGTCccaacgcccccccccccctccttctgCACCTTTGTCTTAAAATAGCCTTAGATCTACATGTGAGGTTCCTATTTGGCCTTAAAAGTTGAACAAATTATGCACTACAATTTCACAGACTTGACAGAGCGCTCGATTCCCATTCAGACACATTTCTTGAAGCGTTTGCGTCGCGTCATTGCCGTGTTATCTACCTCCTATGAATGTAGGGGCTGTCCTGGAGTTGTAGTCGACTGCAAAACTTTTGCTTTTCTTGCTCATTAAGGAAAACAGACAATCATCTGTAGtttcttaaaaaatataaaatatattgccCTATTCATTCATACATAGTACTAATTCCAGGACActccatttttcatttttttttatatatatatatatatatatatatatatatatatatatatatatataatataatttttttttctttttcttttttctcattggccattttcattttatacattgtgctttcttttcatTGCAAGCCATGTTGGAGAAGCAAAGTGACCAAAGTCTCTTGGCAAAGGCAGCCCTGCACAGCCATGTGAATTCAAACCTCCCTTCATTTGTGTCATTTTGAGCTCAGTTTTgagttttatttctctttttcttctcccttaTTTAAACCACGACATGCCAAAACTGAATTTGCTGTCATTCCTGTTCTGGTGAGGGTCTTTATGTTGCTGATTTAATTTGTTCACATCCACTGCTAAGCTCCTCGTTTCTTGTTGTAAAGATGTAAGCTTTGATTTCTATTTCACATCTCCTTATTTTTTGTTAACAACAATGCTTACAGAACCCAAGATATGCTGTAAACCCCGTTAGGACATAATGTGAATATGTATCACTTAATATAGTTCACTCTTTGGCTTGACTGTAAGTTGcgttaataaaaaatgtttaaaattttTTCCTGTTGTGACCTTTCTGTTGAATAATTTGATGTTTTTATCCTCAGATTGAATCATTGTATGATTGTTTACACAATAGGCCTTTTATTGCAGCAGCCATTTTGACTAGTCATGGGAAAATCACAGGTGTGGTTAGAACATTATGACTcagttctattcaagtgtcccaatAAGCTGtgacagtgagtcagcatgtacggtaccaggaccctgaaacttaAAGCAGTTAAATGAAACTCAACCAATACTCATTTGATTATTTACACGTGCTTTTAATACTGTGATATGTCAAAATGTCAGTTTCTAAATggaactttaaagggctgttgcCCGGCGTACCAGTAAGAGAGAAATATCAGTGGAACAATATACAGCCCTTTGTGTGATCATTTAGTCTAGTTGCACTTTTGACCTTCAGAAAACTACATTATTATCAGTCTAATACAAATCTgcacagttgatttctcgcataaaaaaagtctcagaagtaaatttagtgatgaaatagcagtAAAATGTTTCCAGTTGTTGGCTGGAGCTACTATGGCACACGCCCAATCTAGATTCTAGAATCGATTGCTTTTCCTCGGGTTCCCGGATGTTAACActgatttttaaacattatattTTGCAGCTGACTTTGGCCTGTTGAATTTGAGCAAGTTGAAAATCTATTAGTTGAATTTGCATCTGAATTTGGTATATTGAATTTCTTTACGTTGAATTTTTGATTCTGAATTTATgaacttagaaaaataaaggtgaaaatgaGTTGTTGAAAATTTGAAGAGTAAAATTCAGATACATAATTTCAATGGATAAATATTTAATGCTATAAATGGAAtggctttttaatttcaaaatccgATGAAACGGATTAACTTCCACAGTATGGTAAAGTCATTTGACAGCTTGagaaactactttttttttaaagaacttttcagatgcctttttttaaaggaatgtGCATGTTCCTCAAAACTTTAGTTataaaaagcccccaaaaaaagtaGGCGACTGAGAGTTGATACCCAGCCTTATGTCAGTATTTGCCAGTAATTTATCTTGTAAGGCAtacattcaaataaaatatgtgattttaaaaaataaactattttgaGGTTTATTAAAGTTTATTTGCCGTAACTTACTGctgataaaaatgttaaaacatatctGTAGATACAAGGTTGGCGTGAAGACAATTCAACAGGCGGTATGACTGTTCCCTAACGTGAAACAGATTGGCCTCAGATTTCTGAAAGGTTATATATTGTAAAGAATATCCATATATGGTAATTTATTAGGATTTTCCTGAGGTTCAAGATTGTTTTCAGAACAAATTGAttggaaaaaaagtaaactaGTTAATGATCTtaatgggtttaaaaaaaaaaaaaaaacattttcacttgttttgataaagatttacagtataaaacaaacaatattgcCCCGTTTTACCCTTTAGCTTTGCTAGATGCATTTACCATCCAAAGTCATATGTTAAATTATACATTTACATAGCCGGTTCGTGGAAATACTAATCAAATTTAACAATACTAAATTTCAAACTTTATTTGGAGTATGATCAGGGCTTTGGCATACTGCAACACTTAAGAGAAGGACCATAAGGAGGAAGTGGGTTTGTGCCACATTCACATTTataaaacattaacaaattggCTTATGTAGACAGCAATGATGACGGTCAATGACAATGTAGATGGCCAtacttcagacagacagacagacagacagacagacaggctgatAACAGGATCATTCAAAACAAATCAATGGATCAAGTGTGACAAAACACTACACTCGATATGTATAAATCACCACACTGATGAAAAACTAgtgtaagaaaacaaaactagaCATAATTAACAGACACAGTGTTTGATCTTGAAAAAGTACattataaagtttttttttttcttttacatatcGGAGGAGCCTTTTTAACCTCTTTATTTCTGCCCAGTTGATCCCGTGGAGGACACCGAGCCGGCAACAGAAACACTAAAGGATTAAGTTGTTTggacatgaaaataaaaccgCTACGCAAGTTGCTCAGGCATGGCAAGGATGTGTGACAACTGACAGGTTTCTTGGACGATGACTGCTCAAAGATCTTCTAATCCATCTCCTTTCCTTGTCTTCATATTGAAGTTTGGATGGCTGATCAGAAATCCTGGATGTCCATgaagacagacaaagacaaagacaaagaaatcaAGGGAAACAACTATAAAATAAGACGTGTAACTACAACAAtaaattaatgcaaaaatatggcCCGAGTACGTGACcagatttttttgtttcgtTCTCAATGGAATTCCACATTGAATAGAAAGATCTttcataaaaagttataaaataaataagcacTTTTTCCCTTTGAGTTTtgagtagaaaaaaagttgcaCAGCGTGCAGGCCCAagaggagaaaaagcaaaataatttttttttttttttttttttcattatttatgttattttgcaCAAGTATCTCTGcactcttctcctcttctttggCCTTTGTGGCCACAGACATGCTGGTGGGTCAGTGTGACCCGCTCAGAGTGGTTGCTGCAGCTGGTCCTCAGTACACCCAGTTCACCGGGACCCACTGGGGTTCACTGCACAGTTTGTCCACGGCGGCCTGTAACGTCTCGAAGGCCTTGTCCAGGTTGTCGTTGTAGATGGTCAGGTCAAAGTAGTGGCTGTAAGCCCTCTGGATCCGGGCGCTCTCATCCACCGTCTTCCTCAGGTCCACATCCTGCCAACACACAGAGAACAGATGAGTTAACATACAAGCTATAGACGCGAGgtattttactttattattacTGCTCAAGAGGAATGGAGGAGTCAATGACCAGGTGGGCAAATAAAGGGGGATTGTTAAGTATTGGATTTGAGTTACTTTCTCGAGGCATTTTTTATCTCCAGaatgaaaaacacaacaaaaaactaccatccattattttgtcttagGAGTTTAATTTTGATGCAAAAGGAACAGACATTTTGGATGTCTGGACATGATAGTGGTAcagtaaccaagtacatttactcaagtaccaGTTACTTGGTCAATTATAcgctaccggtcaaaagtttggggtcacttagaaatttccattccactccattccagacagaataccagctgagatcagttgcattgtttttttaaccagggcagcagttttcagattacattatgttctCCAATGtcttctcagttagccttttaaaatgatattagtaaacagaatgtacctttggaacattggatgaatggttgctgataatgggcaatgtagatattgcattaaagatcagacaattctttctacaacagttgagaacccttttgcagttatgtaagcacataatgtaatctgaaaactgctgcccttgttaaaaaaaacaatgcaactgatctcagctggtattctgtctataatggagtggaatggaaatttctaagtgaccccaaacttttgaccggtagtgtatactACTTCATACTTTGATGCCAGTATAATTAATTTGAAAATAACTGCCCTCCAGATtaacattttacatacaaaatatatgtttgtgttgatttaacTACCTAACAATATATAGAGTGAGCCCCGTCATACTATAAAAATGGCAAGGCTaattttgcttttgcttttgaTACTTTGTATACATTTTACTACTACTTCTGCTAGTTTTGCTTAAATAAAACttcaaatgcaggactttaacttgtgaAGGAGTATGTCTGCTAACTTTAAAGTTCACTTAGGTCTTAGGTCTTAGTGTCTCGGTTGCCGCCACATATGGGTATGGACATGGATGTGTGAATATATAATAAAGCATTTATAGCTCttaactagagatgttccgatacttataccagtatcggtatcggctccgatactgcctaaaacgctggtatcggtattgagaagtactggagtttatgcaccgatccgataccccgtaataaagccctaaagaaaatctacgttaaagtagtttatttatgttctttttccgttataactgactgtcaaactggataataaaagaaagttctgtgacattcatgtttcacaaagagtttaacctgagccagaccgacaacaaagatagaaataatatcccatccatacagggatagtagtatacagttgttaaatcataataaaatatatgacacactggtatcggctcagtactcagtatcggccgatacgcaagttcaggtatcagaatcggtatcgggaagcaaaaaatgttatcgggccatctctactcttaactttcttttttggaaTGGCTCAATGTACTGTAGGGTAATGTACTGATGATGTGCATGGGAGTTAACCTACCGTGAGTTGCTTAGTGGTGATTCCTGCGTCCACCACAGCTTTATGCATGGCCTTTAGAGTATCAAAATCTGGCGCCGCAATAAACACCACATAAGGCATGAACTCTGCTGTTTTCAGTACCTTCAGAGCCTGAGGAGAGACACAGTAGGTGACATTACAGCCATGCCCAACAAACTAAGGAGAGTGAGgagatttgatttaaaaatatgtcttaATTTCCCAATCGTCTCATGCGTATCTTTTTAAAAGCCCCTTCTTTATATTCCAAAGACCCTCAACACTGTTTTTCTTTAACCCTTTCTAAGCCTCCTCTTACCTGTGGGTTGACATCCAGGATGCAGGTGCGTCCTGTGCCCACCACCTCGTGAATGGACTCGATCTTGGTGCCGTACAGGTTGCCGTCGTACTCGCCGTGCTCCAGGAACCGGCCGGCCTTCACTTCCACCTCCATCTCTGTCCTTGTAGTGAAGTGATAGGAGTTGCCGTCCAGCTCATCATCACGGGGCCGCCGTGAAGTGTCTGAGAAAAAGCTCAGTTAAATGTTTGATCATTTGTAAAagttcaagttttttttgtgtcagaCAGAATTCAGAAATACAGGCAAAAGCATGACCTACATGGTATAGTGGTGCCAAAGCGCGTGGGTTGGAGGACCATCAGCCGGTTCTTCAGGCTGCGTCGGCCCACACCCTGAGCACCAATCAGAACCAGCGTCTTTCTCTGGAATGCTGGCACCTTTGCCACTTCCTCATAAATCTGCAGCTCATGTCTGTCAAACTCTGTTTAAACACATGCATAATTATTAGCCAATGATAGATAAATATACTAAATATGTCACCAACAGCATGAAAAGTCTTCTGACCTGCATTCTTGGCTGTCAGGTacatcatcttcttcttcttttttccagcTATGGTTCCACAAAGGATCCCTACAAAACAAGACACATTTATGTGCTTGTATGTCAGTGCTATATGCTACAGCATTTGGCCAGACGGGGGCAGGCGTGGACCAttttctttgttgtaaacattgGCTACCCAGGCCTTCAGTGGTAAAAGCAATAGAGAAGTGACAGAGGTTTGGCAGCAAACTAGCTGACAAACTTTAGACCAATCGCTCTTTTCAAAATCAGTACTGCTAAAGAGAGGAACAGGaaaattttgttgttgttgatgttttagCTCTAACTAAAGCGCATATTCACAGTGTTTATTCAAAGGTCAGGTATCAACACTATTGAGGCACACGCACACTAACATACCTGATCCATCAAAGTCTCGAGGGACAAAAgctttcctcttctcttccaAGAACTGACTGGGTATCAGTCCTGTGGCCCCAGCAACCACATGGCATGCCTGGCACATATTACAGATCAGGTCACAGTTAAGTCTTGAAATCTTGTGATTTTAAATGACAGACACTCAAAAGGAAATAGATAGGAATAGGAAAGCTCACCTGCCACCAGTTGGGATCCTCTCTGTTGACAATCTGAAGAAGGTCGCCTTTCTTGAAGGCCATCCCTGCCTCTCGGCAAGGAATCAGGTTGTCATTTGCTGGGTTGTAGTCAAAGTACGGCCGCACATACACCTGTGACGAACACATGCACAGTTTTGAGTCTTAGCGGGAGTTAATTCATTTTCATTGGCTCGCTTAGAATAAAAAGGGTTGTGGACGTAGAGAGACATAcagataaaaagagaaaaaaaagactcaagctCAGCATGCTGcctcacacactgacacagtaACAGTGGCTCATTCACACACCCATTACGTCCGACGTCCCACACTGCACCCGACCCAGCTGTTCACGCTGCGCCAACCGTGGAGGCTTTTGCCAGGAGGGGTAAGTGCTCTGGCTGATGTATTCGATTAAACAAGCAGCCAGAGGAAGCAATAAAACAAGCCAGTAAAATATACTGTGCAGCGCGCCCCGAGCCACAGAGCAGAACGTGATTTTGCATTATGTCTCATTCAGTTTTACTGCTCTTCATTCAATTTAAGCCTTATAAGCATTTCCAAGTttatgtcttgtcttgtcttgtttttcacTCGAAAAATCTGTAGTGCATGCATAAGGGAAAACATTGTAAATTACTGTACTTTATTTGTGAGGGAGCATGagattacagtgtgtgtgtgtgtgtgtgtgtgtgtgtgtgtgtgtgtgtgtgtgtgtgtgtgtgtgtgtgtgtgtgtttggagagacagaaacagctaGTGTGACCCAGATGGCATGTGGAGTGTTATTAATAGGGCTCCCAGGGTTCACATTCCTGCGCAGGAGATTGAAGGAGTGCCGTAGGACAAATCACCAGCCCTGTACCACTGCCCAACATCTGCCACTCATTACATAAGTGTAGGTGCTTGTGTTTACATTATCATCTCATGTGAgatttctgcgtgtgtgtgcgtttttacCTGCGGAGGTGCGGGAGTGTCTCGGTAGCTCGGGAGTATTTTCAATGTGATCCCTCCGCTGCAGTCTTTGAGCATCTCCTGCAGCTCGGTAGGGTTGTTGCCTACGTCCTTCCCGTTCACTTCCTTTATAATGTCACCCACGTGGAGCAGACCCTGCCTGTCAATCATGCCGCCGTGAAGGATTCTAGCAATGACAAGGTCGTCTTTCTCCACACGAAATGTCACGccctgagagagagaagatAGCAGGGTGATGTTGATCCTCTGATATctgactgcacacacacacacacacacgcgcacatgcacacacacacacacacaatctttttCCACTCACCAGCGGCTCTCCGGCCTTCTTTCGGATGCCAATCATCCGCACAGCATCGGCCTGCATCAGAGCGCTGTTTACTGCAGCATCATTGGTCGTCTCAGTCGGGGGCGGGATTTCGTAGCACTTGGAGGCCACCATGTCATGTGCTTCCAAAAGAGACTGAAAGAAAGAGGACAAATTCAGAAAAGCAatcatgaaaaaagaaaaaggcacatttttcctcttacaaatgaaaagttaatTTGCAATAAAATGCACCCTTGTTCTATTCAACACACTCAGTGGTTTTGCTGCTACAACATTACTTGGTCTGGTATTACAAGTAGcctatggtggctaatgttaacAAGCTTTAGAAAGATGTTGCTGTATAAGTACCAATACTGAGTGAGTTTGTTGACCTTATGACTCTATTCCATTTATGCTACTATTATGCTATGTTTTAGCATTATCCTGTAATTGTACCTGTGGCCACAGTGGATACTGTTAAGTGAAAGTTACATAAGCTCGCTGTAAACGATAACAACCAAAACTGCTACTTGATGTTAGAAAGCAAAAATGTGATGATAGCTGTATAATGTGGAATATGTGGACAGATGGTAGAATGGTATAGTAGGATAAAAGCAGTAATAGAGTCATAGAGTAATCAAGGGCAGACAGTCGAGCAGAAGCTTTTACCAACATGAGTAATTGTCTAATTTGCAATGCTGCAGCATCTGTAACAGTTTGTGACCTCCACCAAGGTtatgtttgtatatttgttgGTTTGTTAGTTTGTATGTCAACAGGATTACGGAAGAACTACTGTTAtgcccgattttcatgaaatttGGTGGAAGGGTATAGCATTTTTGGAGCAGATCTGAATTATGAGGCGGATGcagaaattatttattaaattatttataaCATTGCAAGATAgagcatttgtgctgcattcgtgtggtgtcggaataatctgaaaaatgtgttccagactgggaaaattcacaaCACATTAATATTGTATGCCTTAttggaggtctgcgctctccgagtgcccttctgGTTTATCCGGTCTTCTGGGTTTGATTTTccgaaaacatttcaaaattaaaGTCACCAAGCtgtttaaaaactaaactaggAAGTCCTGAATGTGCTTTAATTGTGGTAAAAAAATAATCGTCTATTGGTTTAATCCCAAATATGGATTACAACCAAAATCTAATCAATTAATTTGTGGTTTGCTGACTATCCATCCATCAACTTTCATCCAAgcccatttttttttagatgctaCCAGTGctacttttaatattttttgcaaCAATTAGACAAATAGATTGGTGAAGAAAGCAAGTCTGTAAACTCACACTCAGTAGTTGATGTAATATATGTTAccctcatttcctctctcttttcttcccaACCCGTCCCTTCCTGTCTCTCTACTCTCAGTAGGTCAACAGGGTCTAATCCTTCAGCTTACAGCACAAAGGGCTCTGATTGGTGCAGGCACTTTGCTCAGAAGTCTAACTCCTATTGGTCGAGCCTGTGTAAAGTCCCTGGTAGG
Above is a window of Sander vitreus isolate 19-12246 chromosome 14, sanVit1, whole genome shotgun sequence DNA encoding:
- the pals2b gene encoding MAGUK p55 subfamily member 6b isoform X1 translates to MQQVLDNLGELPTSAGAKDIDLLFLRGIMESPTVRSLAKAPEQLEEVKLEAVQDNNVELVTEILGDIKDLKVKDDSAAELSRILQEPHFQSLLEAHDMVASKCYEIPPPTETTNDAAVNSALMQADAVRMIGIRKKAGEPLGVTFRVEKDDLVIARILHGGMIDRQGLLHVGDIIKEVNGKDVGNNPTELQEMLKDCSGGITLKILPSYRDTPAPPQVYVRPYFDYNPANDNLIPCREAGMAFKKGDLLQIVNREDPNWWQACHVVAGATGLIPSQFLEEKRKAFVPRDFDGSGILCGTIAGKKKKKMMYLTAKNAEFDRHELQIYEEVAKVPAFQRKTLVLIGAQGVGRRSLKNRLMVLQPTRFGTTIPYTSRRPRDDELDGNSYHFTTRTEMEVEVKAGRFLEHGEYDGNLYGTKIESIHEVVGTGRTCILDVNPQALKVLKTAEFMPYVVFIAAPDFDTLKAMHKAVVDAGITTKQLTDVDLRKTVDESARIQRAYSHYFDLTIYNDNLDKAFETLQAAVDKLCSEPQWVPVNWVY
- the pals2b gene encoding MAGUK p55 subfamily member 6b isoform X2 — translated: MQQVLDNLGELPTSAGAKDIDLLFLRGIMESPTAPEQLEEVKLEAVQDNNVELVTEILGDIKDLKVKDDSAAELSRILQEPHFQSLLEAHDMVASKCYEIPPPTETTNDAAVNSALMQADAVRMIGIRKKAGEPLGVTFRVEKDDLVIARILHGGMIDRQGLLHVGDIIKEVNGKDVGNNPTELQEMLKDCSGGITLKILPSYRDTPAPPQVYVRPYFDYNPANDNLIPCREAGMAFKKGDLLQIVNREDPNWWQACHVVAGATGLIPSQFLEEKRKAFVPRDFDGSGILCGTIAGKKKKKMMYLTAKNAEFDRHELQIYEEVAKVPAFQRKTLVLIGAQGVGRRSLKNRLMVLQPTRFGTTIPYTSRRPRDDELDGNSYHFTTRTEMEVEVKAGRFLEHGEYDGNLYGTKIESIHEVVGTGRTCILDVNPQALKVLKTAEFMPYVVFIAAPDFDTLKAMHKAVVDAGITTKQLTDVDLRKTVDESARIQRAYSHYFDLTIYNDNLDKAFETLQAAVDKLCSEPQWVPVNWVY